The Pyrenophora tritici-repentis strain M4 chromosome 2, whole genome shotgun sequence genome window below encodes:
- a CDS encoding SPS1, Serine-threonine protein kinase, producing the protein MALLSADNNADSSRSRSRQRARTEVGKHSSMWERLNLQKIGSWLKKEEQEPPPPSPVKAEKKAEDGNKENARPHSSGGLLSRRGSRKVIPGLPRPLTFKRLQSEKRDKLLEVPNEGEQRRAASVDLDTLTRPRDIPKSKRELSPPPQSVPSVSAPDLLSPREASAPREPPPEPEPKVERKMERDEERTIGGGPDSNIPAGARQVDYGIEESEEDYMCAGIMDMEMPMELPPPPPPPQLEVAEAFSEHGSHHSGEDIDHDRLQEELEAKWILNLSMHFRDMSDREKFFVTFAEEPNRWRRVTVSCDYRHLEPDSLEADLKTLHYQRDKSSRIYEAIRDSLPAIQFYDTVTNLKLETADGRLHVHVTEDVNEIIPYPASSSIDHLDCKRFRENAVSFDSHISGFVYKVSVNNRTYIKKEIPGPDAVEEFLYEINALVSLQESKSVIRFEGVIVDEQNELIKGLLISYAEQGALVDMIYDFKPTGQLYWARRERWARQIIEGLSEIHEAGFVQGDFTLSNIVIDNDDNAKIIDINRRGCPVGWEPPELAKLIESGQRISIYIGVKSDLYQLGMVLWALAEQQDEPERQPRPLVRSLDRPGTDVPVYFRDIIRACLSDTPRARPSATTLLKWFPEDMDYEFKPKAAVRDSVSTHRSDKEYIDPRTAVDLEDISHHRRHSRQQSSFEEIHVARTEYPASSGSYIIPNNHHERGRSPGPLGMSDRNRRSDCSPYPGHRSVMSLDDSELENELASLPASRETRWEQVYVDGDTKLVQRGCDIDVRDFGNQEVKDICITSPPSDMDNSFLGSKPSDDAPLGLSMPGGLQPIEPPSLPNSLQEPSERGNSRDVDTKASFSDRVHHLAQTQPPPPPPQRREEPERIETPDYYYDSQQPHMPEPAELANLEYDVAVDSSATSTNPPSRVSTSFSIFDLPPNTRRVGNSFMLGQGYRMPPHQDSGFGEPERVSYESERSLDESIKDFSLSPEEDPRIDERLWDEKDGTMFGESINGKLESKTEPIPIFTLPATPRKTEGQSTSSMLPLPLPSVGPTNVLSVTDVENKGLEEKNSDTTIRPRSILIPDTTQTIPKAVDSMDLTTREKTNITLERRLAQAHRPHLLHTS; encoded by the exons ATGGCGCTGCTGTCGGCAGACAACAATGCCGATTCGAGCAGGAGTCGCAGCAGACAGCGCGCGCGTACAGAAGTCGGCAAGCATAGCAGCATGTGGGAGCGCCTCAACCTGCAAAAGATTGGCTCGTGGTTGAAGAAGGAAGAGCAGGAGCCGCCACCACCATCGCCCGTCAAGGCGGAGAAGAAGGCTGAGGACGGCAACAAGGAGAATGCCAGGCCGCACTCGAGTGGCGGGCTGTTGAGCAGGCGAGGCAGCAGGAAGGTTATACCGGGGCTGCCTAGGCCGCTGACGTTCAAGAGGCTACAGAGCGAGAAGCGAGATAAGCTGCTCGAGGTGCCCAACGAAGGCGAACAGCGACGAGCCGCCTCGGTCGACCTTGACACGCTGACGCGGCCACGAGATATCCCCAAATCAAAGCGAGAACTCTCTCCGCCGCCACAATCGGTCCCGTCCGTGTCTGCGCCCGACCTCCTCAGTCCACGCGAAGCCAGTGCCCCAAGGGAGCCGCCACCAGAGCCGGAACCCAAGGTGGAGCGCAAAATGGAACGCGACGAGGAGCGCACCATAGGCGGAGGGCCAGATTCCAATATACCCGCAGGCGCGCGCCAGGTCGACTACGGCATTGAAGAGTCGGAAGAAGACTACATGTGTGCAGGCATCATGGACATGGAAATGCCCATGGAACTGCCACCGCCTCCGCCTCCGCCGCAGCTAGAAGTGGCAGAAGCCTTTTCCGAGCACGGCTCACATCACTCGGGTGAAGACATTGACCATGACCGGTTGCAGGAGGAGCTCGAGGCAAAGTGGATCCTGAACCTCAGCATGCACTTCCGCGACATGTCGGACCGCGAAAAGTTCTTTGTCACATTTGCTGAAGAGCCAAACAGGTGGCGGAGAGTGACCGTGTCTTGCGACTACCGCCATCTGGAGCCAGACTCGCTCGAGGCCGATCTCAAGACGCTCCACTACCAACGCGACAAGAGCTCCCGCATCTACGAAGCCATCCGTGACTCGCTCCCGGCCATTCAGTTCTATGACACCGTGACGAACCTCAAGCTGGAGACTGCAGATGGTCGCCTCCATGTCCATGTGACTGAAGATGTAAATGAGATTATCCCGTATCCGGCATCGTCTTCGATTGACCATCTAGATTGTAAGCGCTTCCGCGAGAACGCCGTATCTTTTGACTCGCATATTTCTGGCTTTGTGTACAAGGTTTCTGTCAACAACAGGACGTATATCAAAAAGGAGATACCCGGTCCGGACGCCGTTGAGGAGTTTTTGTATGAGATCAATGCTCTGGTCAGCCTGCAAGAGTCCAAATCTGTGATTAGATTTGAAGGTGTCATTGTTGATGAGCAGAATGAGCTCATCAAGGGGTTGCTGATTAGCTATGCTGAGCAAGGCGCGCTGGTAGACATGATCTATGACTTCAAGCCAACCGGACAGCTATATTGGGCACGCCGCGAGCGGTGGGCACGACAAATCATCGAAGGTCTTTCTGAGATCCATGAAGCTGGATTTGTACAGGGCGACTTTACGCTATCAAACATTGTTATTGACAATGACGACAATGCCAAGATTATCGACATTAACCGTCGGGGATGCCCTGTCGGCTGGGAACCCCCGGAACTGGCCAAGCTCATCGAGAGCGGCCAGCGTATATCAATATACATAGGAGTCAAGTCAGATCTCTACCAGCTTGGTATGGTTCTGTGGGCGCTAGCAGAACAGCAGGATGAACCGGAGCGCCAACCACGACCACTTGTTCGATCTCTCGACCGCCCGGGAACTGACGTCCCAGTATACTTCCGCGACATCATCAGAGCATGTTTGAGTGATACACCGCGAGCACGGCCATCCGCAACAACTCTTCTCAAATGGTTCCCTGAGGATATGGATTACGAATTCAAGCCCAAGGCCGCTGTAAGAGATAGCGTTTCCACACATCGGAGCGACAAGGAGTATATTGATCCTCGGACAGCCGTGGATCTGGAGGATATATCACATCACCGTCGCCATTCGAGACAGCAATCATCGTTTGAAGAGATTCACGTAGCGCGCACCGAATACCCCGCATCCTCCGGCTCCTACATCATACCGAACAACCACCATGAACGCGGACGCTCGCCAGGTCCTTTGGGCATGAGTGATAGAAATAGGCGGAGTGACTGTTCGCCCTACCCTGGTCACCGATCTGTAATGTCTCTTGATGATTCGGAACTCGAGAACGAGCTTGCAAGTCTGCCAGCTAGCAGGGAGACTAGGTGGGAGCAGGTGTATGTTGATGGGGACACCAAGCTGGTCCAGAGAGGTTGCGACATTGATGTCCGTGATTTCGGGAATCAAGAAGTGAAAGACATTTGCATCACAAGTCCGCCAAGCGACATGGACAACTCGTTTCTGGGAAGCAAGCCATCTGATGATGCGCCGCTGGGCTTGTCGATGCCTGGTGGTCTTCAACCTATCGAGCCGCCATCTTTACCAAACAGCTTGCAGGAACCATCTGAAAGGGGCAACTCCCGGGACGTGGATACCAAGGCCAGTTTCAGTGATCGCGTACATCACCTTGCGCAAACGCAGCCACCTCCACCGCCGCCGCAACGTCGGGAAGAACCGGAACGAATCGAGACTCCAGACTACTACTACGACAGTCAGCAGCCCCATATGCCCGAACCAGCGGAATTAGCTAATCTCGAATACGACGTGGCGGTGGACTCTTCTGCGACGAGCACTAATCCACCATCACGAGTGAGCACAAGTTTCTCTATTTTCGATCTTCCCCCAAATACAAGACGAGTCGGCAATTCCTTTATGCTTGGGCAGGGGTATCGCATGCCTCCACATCAAGATTCCGGCTTTGGAGAACCCGAACGCGTTTCGTATGAAAGCGAGCGCAGTCTCGACGAAAGTATCAAAGACTTTTCTCTTTCACCAGAGGAAGATCCGAGGATAGACGAGCGGCTTTGGGACGAGAAGGATGGTACAATGTTTGGTGAGAGTATCAATGGCAAGCTGGAAAGCAAGACCGAGCCAATACCCATCTTCACCCTACCCGCAACGCCAAGGAAGACAGAGGGACAATCTACCAGCTCGATGCTTCCACTGCCATTACCCAGCGTAGGTCCGACAAACGTACTCAGTGTAACCGACGTAGAAAACAAGGGGCTAGAAGAGAAGAACTCCGATACCACGATCCGACCGCGCAGCATCCTCATCCCCGACACCACCCAAACGATCCCAAAAGCCGTCGACTCCATGGAC CTCACCACCCGTGAGAAAACCAACATCACCCTCGAAAGACGCCTTGCGCAAGCACACCGTCCCCACCTCCTCCACACGAGCTAA
- a CDS encoding Lon, ATP-dependent Lon protease, bacterial type translates to MAVPLLKRPLFPGFYKAITIRDREVGQAIADMVKRGQPYIGAFLFKDDTADKDVIHDPSEVYDVGTFCQVTSAFPVGGDDNFAMTCVLYPHRRIRMTGLKSPQQEGPSVAEVTLDESADTPESEVAAPSNKGDVVASFEEAGEETKPAQGAMVATILKGRNVSIADVENMVEEPFDVKQNKTIQVLVNEIVNTFKGVALLNPLFRDHVSTFSVHTTMNVGEDPVKLADFAAAVAQAESHELQDALEEMDIEKRLSKALELLKKELISAELQKKVADDVNARVTKKHREYMLMEQMKGIKRELGIESDGKDKLIEKFNEKANKLAMPEAVRKVFEEEMSKLQGLEPNGSEFNVTRNYLDWLTQLPWGLRSAENFGIKHAREVLDEDHHGLKDVKDRILEFIAVGKLRGTVEGKILCLVGPPGVGKTSIGKSIARALNRQYYRFSVGGMYDVAEIKGHRRTYVGALPGRIIQALKKCQTENPLVLIDEVDKIGRNSNHGDPASALLELLDPEQNNSFLDHYLDVPVDLSKVLFVCTANMDETIPQPLLDRMEVIRLSGYVSDEKIAIAEKYLSPAAKDMSGLKEADVVLQNDAIVELINKYCRESGVRNLKKHIEKVYRKAALKIVTDVGEDALPEAAALTEEGKAAQKESEKDKSDTKETPQNIEQQTTEKPRVALKIPDSVHVSITKDNLKDYVGPAIFTSDRLYDFTPPGVAMGLAWTSMGGSALYIESILQNVLSASSSPGLERSGSLRDVMKESTGVAYSFAKSILAREYPKNRFFEHARIHLHCPEGGTPKDGPSAGITMATSLLSLALDTKIRDDVAMTGELTLTGKVLRIGGLREKTVAARRAGAKTVIFPHDNMSDWLELPENIKEGIEGQPVSWYKEVFDIVFPNLDKDTANKI, encoded by the exons ATGGCGGTGCCGCTTCTCAAGCGCCCGCTGTTCCCGGGTTTCTACAAAGCCATCACAATCCGGGACAGGGAAGTTGGACAAGCAATTGCAGACATGGTGAAGCGAGGACAACCATACATTGGTGCCTTCTTGTTCAAGGACGACACAGCCGACAAGGATGTCATTCACGACCCCAGTGAGGTCTACGATGTCGGCACTTTCTGCCAGGTCACAAGCGCTTTCCCTGTCGGCGGCGACGACAACTTCGCCATGACATGCGTTCTCTACCCACACCGCCGCATACGGATGACGGGCCTCAAGTCACCACAACAAGAGGGGCCATCCGTGGCCGAGGTAACATTGGACGAGAGTGCCGATACTCCAGAGTCCGAAGTAGCTGCTCCTTCGAACAAGGGCGACGTAGTTGCAAGTTTTGAGGAGGCTGGTGAGGAGACGAAGCCGGCCCAAGGAGCTATGGTAGCTACCATCCTCAAAGGCCGCAATGTCAGTATCGCCGATGTTGAAAACATGGTCGAGGAGCCATTCGACGTCAAGCAGAACAAGACAATCCAGGTGCTGGTCAACGAGATTGTCAACACGTTCAAGGGCGTCGCACTTCTTAACCCTCTGTTCCGCGACCATGTCTCCACCTTTTCCGTACACACCACAATGAACGTTGGCGAAGACCCTGTCAAGCTCGCCGACTTTGCTGCTGCCGTAGCACAAGCAGAGTCACATGAGCTCCAGGATGCTCTGGAGGAGATGGACATTGAAAAGCGCCTTAGTAAGGCCTTGGAATTGCTCAAGAAGGAGCTCATTAGCGCGGAGTTGCAGAAGAAGGTCGCTGACGATGTTAATGCCAGAGTCACGAAGAAGCACCGCGAATATATGTTGATGGAGCAGATGAAGGGTATCAAGCGCGAGCTGGGCATCGAGTCGGATGGCAAGGACAAACTGATTGAAAAGTTCAATGAAAAGGCCAACAAGCTCGCCATGCCTGAAGCAGTACGAAAGGTCTTTGAAGAGGAGATGAGCAAGCTGCAAGGACTTGAGCCCAATGGCTCAGAGTTCAACGTCACACGAAACTACCTCGATTGGCTCACACAGCTTCCCTGGGGCCTGCGCAGTGCCGAGAACTTTGGTATCAAGCACGCACGCGAGGTTTTGGACGAGGACCACCACGGACTGAAAGATGTCAAGGACCGTATTCTAGAATTCATCGCTGTCGGTAAACTGCGTGGTACTGTCGAAGGAAAGATCCTGTGTCTAGTAGGCCCACCCGGTGTGGGTAAGACATCAATCGGTAAATCGATTGCCCGCGCTCTGAACCGTCAATACTACCGCTTCAGTGTTGGTGGTATGTATGATGTAGCAGAAATCAAGGGCCACCGGAGAACATACGTAGGAGCGCTACCCGGACGTATCATCCAAGCCCTGAAGAAGTGCCAGACGGAGAACCCATTGGTTTTGATCGATGAGGTTGATAAGATTGGACGCAACAGCAACCACGGCGACCCTGCGTCAGCACTTCTCGAGCTGCTTGATCCGGAACAGAACAACAGCTTTTTGGACCACTACCTGGACGTGCCTGTTGACTTGTCAAAGGTCTTGTTCGTCTGCACAGCAAACATGGATGAGACCATCCCACAACCGCTGCTCGACCGCATGGAAGTGATTCGCTTGTCCGGCTATGTCTCAGACGAGAAGATCGCCATCGCCGAAAAGTACCTGTCACCAGCAGCCAAGGACATGAGTGGTCTGAAGGAGGCAGATGTTGTGCTACAGAACGATGCAATCGTTGAGCTCATCAACAAGTACTGCCGAGAGTCGGGTGTCCGAAATCTCAAGAAGCACATTGAAAAGGTATACCGCAAGGCTGCGCTGAAGATTGTCACCGACGTAGGCGAGGACGCTCTTCCAGAGGCTGCGGCGCTCACTGAGGAGGGCAAGGCTGCGCAGAAGGAGTCTGAAAAGGACAAGAGTGACACAAAGGAAACTCCACAGAACATTGAACAGCAGACGACGGAAAAGCCTCGTGTTGCTTTGAAGATACCAGATTCGGTACACGTCTCCATCACCAAAGACAACTTGAAGGACTATGTTGGACCAGCCATCTTCACATCGGACCGACTGTACGACTTCACACCTCCTGGTGTAGCCATGGGTTTGGCATGGACATCAATGGGCGGATCAGCACTCTACATTGAGTCGATTTTACAAAACGTATTGTCTGCCTCGTCGTCACCTGGACTTGAGCGCAGTGGTTCTCTCCGAGATGTCATGAAGGAGTCTACAGGCGTCGCATACTCATTCGCCAAGAGCATTCTAGCGCGTGAATACCCCAAGAACAGATTCTTCGAACACGCGAGAATACACCTGCATTGTCCTGAGGGCGGCACGCCAAAGGATGGGCCAAGTGCCGGTATCACAATGGCGACGAGTCTACTCAGCTTGGCGCTCGACACGAAGATCAGAGATGATGTTGCCATGACGGGTGAACTCACTCTCACGGGCAAGGTCCTTCGGATTGGTGGCTTGCGTGAGAAGACAGTTGCGGCACGCCGAGCTGGCGCTAAGACTGTCATCTTCCCCCACGACAACATGAGCGATTGGCTCGAACTACCAGAG AACATCAAAGAAGGCATCGAAGGCCAGCCAGTATCCTGGTACAAAGAAGTCTTTGACATTGTCTTCCCCAACCTCGACAAGGACACGGCAAACAAGAT ATGA